TTTAAAACAGGTTCATTCTTGAGATGCACTATTTGTTGTTGCATCCATAGGCTCAGCTTCCGCCGACTCCCCAGGCTTGTCGCCCTTCTTACctgcaacaaaagaaaagagcaaAATCTCAATAAATACAAGACTACAAAAACTGGATTCAGAAGAATACATGGTGAAATACCCATTGCTGTATCTATTTTTATCAATCTTATAATAATTCATTTTGTATGATTTTTCCTCCCAACtcacctttcttcttctttccgcctcctttcttctttgtctTTGTGCCCAATGCTAACCAGGCCTTTATTTCAGGATCATCAACGATCTTTGTGGGTTGCAGTTCTTGCAGAGAATGGGATGTGATCCTATCTGATCCGTTTGGCATTAGCAAAACTGTGAATTTTATGTGCGCGACTATATCACCTGCAAAACAAACAACCCATGCCCATAAGCCAGGCTAAGTACCATCATTGGCAAAACCAAATAAACTAAAGGTGGGTGCCAGTAAATTATCACCAGGCttctcatgaagaacaggaTATGGCTGCAGGAGATCATGATTCACACATTCCACTAATCCCAAACGAGCCCTTTTCTCTTCCAAAGCCCTGttttagggggaaaaaaaccaGATGCTGAGCAATATGTGCAAGCAAAAATACCAAAACACTGAACTATAAACAAACCTTGCAGAGAACGGCATGATTGGAAATTTCTGACTAATTTCACTAAAAATAAATCTGGAAGctttcatcttcaagtgatagttcTTGTCAACTGCCCTCTTATAAATAGTAGTCTGCTTCTCATCCAACAGCTTTGGCTGTGATAGACaaggcaaaaaataaaaattcaattttaaaaGTAGAAAGTAAGAGGGAAATGTAGAACATGAGATTAATACGATGTTAATGTTGACCGCTGATTACCTTGCCATCACCTGTGCTTGTAACTATATCTACAGCATACacttcattctcctcaaattcTGCTTCATCGACCCTGGTATCTGGATTAGAAACACTAAGTACAACTTTGTTCCCATCTATCACAAACTGCTTCAACTGGTGACTAAGAACACCCTCAACAATTTTGCAGTCATAAGCAGCAGCAACCTTCTGAATTGCATCTGTTACATCTTTGTTCTGCAAAGAAAGGAGAGCTTCAGTAAAAAGGAATCATATGGCCAACCGAAAAGCTTCAAGTGAGATTAAATAATAATACTGAAGACACCATCAACTGCGACAGTGGTTCAACATACAGAGATAAAAGATGAGGAAAATAAATGCAAATGGTACGGATGGGCAAATTTCGAGTTCATGGCCAACCTAATGAGAAAAAATATTTCAGCTGAATTGAATGAGCTTGTACCAATTACATAAAGATTGGTACCTATCACCAAAAACTAGCTAATTACAATATCGGCAACAGGGAAAAGAGGAAACCAATAAGGAATTGATCACCTCGGCAAAGTTGCCTTTTCCTTCAGTCCAGGATTAGGGCTCCCCGAATAACCATTTTCCACAATCATGAATCATTGTTCATTGAAGATTAGGGAGAAGAGACAATCGTGTAcaataacataatataatataatataacttTTGTCTCTAATATGAATGAATGGCTTAGTATAAGAATCTATTGCCCCCCAGATGGAACATACAAAGCATTCTAGTTAATAAATAATATAGGAGAAACCCGCCTATCACCAAAAACTAGCTAATTACAATATCGGCAACAGGGAAAAGAGTAAACCAATAAGGAATTGATCACCTCGGCAAAGTTGCCTTTTCCTTCAGTCCAAAATTAGGGCTCCCCGAATAACCATTTTCCACAATCATGAATCATTGTTCATTGAAGATTAGGGAGAAGAGACATTCGTgtacaataatataatataatataacttTTGTCTCTAATATGAATGAATGGCTTAGTATAAGAATCTATTGCCCCCCAGATGGAACATACAAAGCATTCTAGTTAATAAATAATATAGGAGAAACCCGCCTACTCTTCCAGACTTCATTCGAACATCAACAGTGGAGACTAAATCCATTGGGCTTTTAActttaaaagaaagagaagaaaatgacacgaacaaaaccaaataaatgATGCTCTATCAGTGTAACTATGACTAAAAGTGGCTTCATTGGAGTAATCCATAGCCCAAGGCAGTTCACATCATGTAGAGATCACGTCAAGCAAAAGACAATACAGCATGAAATGAATGAAATGGTTTAtctaatataaaaaaaagacatCTAGGTATACTGGGGGTATCTAGGAATGCTCTAAAAAccattacaattaaaaaaaagagtgtaaTGGAAATGGCAGGCCTAGAAGCAGACATTTTCAGAAACAAAAATGCACTAAACTATCAATGTTAACAATTtagaaaacaaaggaaatccCACATGAACCATTTTGGGGAAGGCAACAAGAAAAAATAGACAGGccaaaatttcacataaacTTCATGAAAGCATCGTTAATATGATGCAAATGATATTGGCTTAACCAGGTAATAGGTAATGATAGCATAGGATATATCAACCTACGGCTGAACCGGGATGCCCAACAATATTGGCAACAGGGAAAAGAGGAAATCAACAAGGAATCGATCACCTAGGCAAAGTCGCCACTCAAGATTTATCAAATAATCCAACTTTTTATATATCATCAAAAATAGATCTACTTATAAACCTTACCAAACAAAAAGGATCCAAAAGAAAAGTCAAGTAGATAATTTAATTACAACACATAAACAACATAAGAAGGTCATCTTCAAAGAACCGTAGCAAGAATAAAAATAGCCACCGAGCACAATACAAAGCTAGCATAGACCTCAAGTATTGCTTACACCAATCTGGCACAACTCTTGTCACGGTTTCTCAACCCCTATCAGAGTAACTATGACAAAGACAAGTTTCATCTGGATCTTAATCCATAGCCAACAAAAAATTATCATCATTTAGGGGATGCTATCACATCAACTagaataaaatttcaaaatagtaGAAATCACAGAGGCTTCTGTCTTACTGCAATAAAATATGTCTCACTGACAGTTTTTTTGGATCTTACTGACACAGTTAAAGTTTGTCCACGTGCTATAGAGATTAGTCGAATATAACTCTACCAGGTAAAGACCTAAGAGATATGAACAtttgcacaaaaaaaataccttcTTCCCTGGCCTAACAAGCCTCAAGGCAACTTCAGCAGCGGTATTTGCAGCTGCAATAACATCTGCAGCTTTCCCTGTAACTGGCCCTCCTTGAAGAACATGGGTATGTGCAACTACAGCAATGAACCCATCAATGTGACACCCCATATCTCTGCAAACCAAAAGCACTGGGTTGTGTAAGCATATACAAACATTTAAGAAATTTAGTACACAAACTTGAAAAGGCTTACATTTTCACCAAATCACCTTCTTCAAAAACTGTCTCGTCACTGGCAAGTGGTGAGAAATGGCAAACAGTGTTGTTTACAGACACGCAAGTAGGAAATGCCACGCCCCTTTCAATCTTCCTCTTAACATTCTTGTACATGTTGCCTGATTGCCTTAAAACACAATACAACCGGACTCTCAACACATCAttccaaacttcaaaaaaaaatagtgataaTACAAGTCGCATTGATAAATCAAACTCCACTTCAAATAAGACCAAAAACGGAAATGAATTAGAAACTTACTCTCTGATATATGAATCACCCTTCTCACAGACGTCAACAACCTTTGCTTTTGGCTTGCATTCTGATATCACTAACTGTAAAGCCTCTGCAATTTTTCCCAGTTCAGCAATCAATACAGTAGAATATTACAGAAGTATATTCCAAATAAAAGCGCAAATACAAAAACTAGTTACATAAAACCGAATCGTCGACAGCCATCAATATAGATATTGTGTGCCTTTGTGCGAACACAACGCAAATATAATGAAATAGAGAGGGAGTAAGTAACTGTTAACGATCTCGGCTGCGCTCTTATACTTGGTGACGACCTCAGGAGAAGTGAGATCTAACTCCTTCTCCTCCCTTTCATCGTCCGACGACATCGTTTCGGTTTGTCTGAATATCGTGACTCCTGAAACAACTATGATAAACGACCTCAGGATCACGATGTTAGCAACCGGAATGAGAGAATTTGATGAACATGTAAAAGAAAACTCACAGGAAGTGTTGACGACGGTGAATGTTTCGAGCGTCTGTTCGGCGAAGGCTAGGGTTTAACAGGGATAAGAAGAGGTGGTAGGAAAGACAGCAAAATATGAAGTGGCGCGATAGAAGCTAGGGTTGGCATTGCGTACCAGACGGCAGCGTTTGCATTTATAGAAATCTTCGAAGGGGTTTCTCCGtagggtttgtttttttttttctttttaaagattttttattgtaattataaatgattaaatgagCGTCACGCTGTTTTTGCCTTTTATTTTGCTTTCGTTGGTTTTTTTTAACCCCTTTGGCGCGATTTTTTCAAATTGATGCACGTGATCCATACTCCAAAACAATACTGTAAActgtaaagaaaacaaaacacgaGTACTGcaagtgaaaaataaaacaaaagttaCCGTTGCTTAGTTTGCAAAACCATTTTGACATTTGTTGTTATgcgtttattttattttatgttttcataaaGATGAAGCCTTTCATAAGCACATCACGTGGATGCTACACATGTACATGGTAAGTTGTACTCACTCCCCATCACCAAAAAGTCATAGGTACTCTCGTGTCACCATGAGATCATGAATTCAAGCAAATgagtaaaaatattttcaataaatCCGTGACGGGAGGGTAGGAACGCTCGTGGAGGTACACCATAGTGAAATTCCTATCATTCCCTCACGGAAttatttcagaacaaaactaaAGAGATTATAAGTTCGAGTGTGGGAAGCGAAAtgattttctaaaataaatacGTGAGTGGAGAATAGGAATTTCCCGTATAAGTACCTACTAATACCTCGGAGCAGACAATATATGGATGCAAAAATATCATCACAAGACATTTGTAAGACAAAAGGCAAATGGTAAAacaattttgttttgcttgtaggGAGACACCTAAACTCATGGCGCCTTTCAAAATTGATTACAACTTTCTGCTAAGAAGTAAACAACTCAGATTCGAACGTAGGATTCACGAGGACATGGAGTACAAACAAAGCATGCAACTGAATCTACAATAAAGAATACCTTGCTATAACttatagagaaagaaaaaaatttgatgatttATTTCAGTGCTCTGATCTGGAAATTACCCTGGACTAGAAAAGAATGAAATGAAACCCCAAAAGACTACATCTACTGATCTGATGTATCAAATACGGTATCTGCATTGGTCCACAAAGCCAAAACTACTTCGGCAAAAACATAAACAACTCCTGACTAAACTTCATGCTTGGAATGGAATTAAGAACCAAAACAATGCAAATACCTATAAGGGCGCATTGTGAAGATATGTCCTTTCATAAAATCCAGTAATTTGGTCGGCCACAGCCCACATAATAGCCTGGCCAGGTGGGATCCTCATGAGGCGGGGTAGCAATCCTTTCCACAAGGTGAGAAGCCCTTCCTCGGCGTATATTGTTCTGATGGCATGGAACATACCTTTGTACTTCAGCTCACCCCCCTCTCGACTTTGAGCCATCAGCCTTGTCTTAACAACATCAAAGGGGCCCGTACACACTGGACCTGCCGTTCCAGCTAGAAATCCTGATATCATAGACTGCCATGGTTGAAGTACTCTACCATCACCTTCATGTTTCTTCCACAACAATATATCAAATGCATTTTTTGCAGTAAACATGGCAGCCTGGTTGGTACCATTCCGCATTACAGTAGGGGCTGCCCCTGCCCAGAGCCCAAAGAGACCTTCCTCACGGATGATCGTACGAGCACAATGGATGGGACCCTTGTATTTTAGAAGCTCAGGACTTAATCCTCTTTGTTGCTGCAGTCTTATTTTCACCACCTGCACAAGTCAGAGAACCACCAACATACAATTGAAttcatattttcttaaaaactCTGTAGGTGCTGCTAAATTCCAATTCAATCTTCACGGTCAAACAGTTAGGATACACCAATATCAAACTCTGAGCAATATAAAATCGCAACCAGTTTATAAGTAAAACAgatgatgaaaataaaatatgctGCGGTTTAATGCTCTCGACAAACTTTAATCATCAAAGgtagtttcaattttatttctctAATACAGTTAGGATGTAGAGATTTTTATAACTTATACCATTTTCTAGTAACATGGAAGAGGATTGCTTACTTCACTTCAAGGCGAAATCCCGAGTCCACGCATCCAAACAATTCTCTTTGTAAGAGGAACTTATTTCAACGACAGTTCATAATAATTTTTTCATCAACTCTTTATCTGACTAAAATTTACTCTTTCTTATCTGAACCTGGCGGTACTATAATACATATTAGTTAGTGAAATATTCATTTCTTTTCATTGTATGTGTTTCAGGCTTTCAGCAATAACCGATTGGAGAACAACGGGCAAGAAGACTAATTTAGATAACATTTGTTTTGCACCACTATATAGATAGAAACCAGGAAAATCGTACTTCCAAAGATTATCCAGCACCTATGATGAAGAGTGGGTAATCGATAAATTAACAGTTTAGCATTGACCACAAATGAAGCTGATACTATATGTTACCCTCCAATGATAAAATCAGTAAATTAGTAATTGACAAATGTCCGTAAAACGAGAGATAACTAGATGGAAGTATGGAACCATACTCAACAGATACCAAAAAAGACACAAGTAAATCCAACTCAAACAAGAACTTGAGACTCCCAACAAATGCTCTTTTCAACTCCAACAATGATTGCCAAAGAACCATTTCAGGAGAGGTTAGGATTTTCTTCAATGAGTTTCTTTACCAAGGAAGGTAAGGATAATTGAATGACTTTGGGTTAAGAACTTGCATGTAAGATTTATGATCTGTCCAACACAAGAATAGGGTGGCACTTTGGTGAAAACAAGCTGAAAATTTGTAGAAATGGTCCAAAGGGAGGGTCTTATTGTTCACATTAATAGAGACATGAAACACATGATTAACTCACCCCTCTCACCCTTCTTTTATGGGGTGAAGTCGGCCTTCTCCCTCGATACTGTACCTCTTTAAACTATCAACTATTTCTCTCCATTGTCAAAAAATGTAATTCTTTTATCGAATTCAAAGAGAATATTGCTATTAGTTCTCATTCCTACCACACATTCTCAGAAATCTCTAGCTATCTGACCACATAACCAAGTAAACTCACCAGACTCACCAAATTATCAGAAACAAACCTCCAAAACAGGATTGTCCTAGACGACAGAGTAAGCAAGAAACTAGGTAGCAGTAAGTTCGAACTAGCACCAACTTCAGTGCAGGAATTCTATGATTAACGttttatatatttatcattGATTCCTTACTGGAACATAAATGCACGGTAACTctaataccaaaaaaatatatggaGGACTGAAGCCTACTTACCGATTTCTCGAGCATGAAATAAATTCTAATCTATTGCAAGCCAACTACAGAAATGCAacaccaaaaaataaattagagtaCAAAAATTACAAGTAGCGTCAAGAACATTCTATAATTCCACGATGAGAGGGAAGGGGAAATGCCTAAAGTGCACCAACCTCAAATGGAGTAACGATAACAAGTGCCTCAAGAACCCCCGCACCGAACCCGGCCAACATCCTTCCCTGATTGCTGAGATTGCCGGTCTGCGAGTCCTTAAACGCGGACTGCAGCACCGCATTTGATCCCATGCGTAACGAGTACTTTAAGGTCAGGTGCGTCGCGAATGGTGTCAAACCCTTCCACAGGGCCCGCACGCCCTCCGTGCGCACCACGGTGGAGCCGCAATGGATTATACCCTTGTAAGTCCCGGTACGATCCAGTTGAAGCCTAGTCTTAATAACATCGATCGGCTGCAAGCAACACGCCTCTACCATCCCTCCGAACGACCCAGAGACCGCCTTCATGTACGGTGGGATTGATTTCTTGGAATCCGCGTTGGTGCTTCGAGTGTTTTGGTCCGTCATGATTTGGGCGAATTTAATTGGCGCAGGAGTTTCttatttgaagaagaagaagaagagaagttggGCAgtgcttctcttcttcttcttcttagaaTTTCAGATTTGTGAGGTGGTTGAAGTTGCTGGTCTGGTAACAATGTCTTAGCGTCTGCGCAGCCGAGGTAGGAGTGCAATTGGATTTTTAGACAACTAATGGCGATGTGTATCGTTGCAATTGGAAGAGCCAACTACTAGAATTCTTGGCACTTTTCTTTTAACGGCGTTGGAATGCATCGTACCCTGGAGATTTAAGCATCCCCTACAGACCAGGCCTATATCTTTGTGTTTGGGCTATTCAGTAGCCCAACAATAAAAAAACAAGCCTTCCAGAAATCAGAGTAAATTGCTTAATCGGCCCAGTGTTGGAATCAGTCCATGTGTTCGTTCCTCCTCAGTCTGCTGTCATGAGTCACCGGCATAATATCAGattgttatttacttattttctcTGAAATATCATGTAGATTTGTAATGGTCTTTCGTGCtacacaaaagtaaaaaaacacAATGGTCTTTAGAAGATTAGTCATTGAATCCATAGTACTCGTTGCATTTTCAAAAGAACTTGAAaggggaaaaaggaaaaattgaCTTGCAACGTACAAAGAAATTGAAttgaatatatttatttaaagagATTGGTCTATCTTCATGGATACGTGGGAGATGTTAAACCTTCACGTacttaaatatgaaaaattattcAATGGTCCTATTATATTTATACCTTGTGATATTGCACACGTGGGAGATGTTAAACCTTCACGCacttaaatatgaaaaattattcAATGGTCCTATTATACCTTGTGATATTGCAGATGTGGTGTATCATAACTAATAGGAATATAGGATGGTACTAATCCATACGGTGTGTTGTTCGTGTACTTTTTAAGATTTTAAATTACAAACTACATAGCTCTATTCTCAACTAGCTATGTAAGGATGccgggggtctgctgtaaatttttttacagcagaccccactttaataaataagaagtatttaaaatttttttaaaaataaaataaaattatgaatgtatttTGATCGTGTTTACGAATCTAACGGTATAATTttcatcccaaacaaaaatcaaattcatcacaagatagacatataatgttaagggtttatattcaacggttcacaattttcatctctttttcatgttcaatttgatttttgtatgggacaaaaaatataccattacACTCGTAAACCTGATCAAAAcacatccataattttttttttaaaaaataaattttttttaatcctttagattaattacagcgggacctgctgtaaaaaatttacagcagGTCCCAGCCACCCGCTATGTAACTGATTTAACATCATCTCTGGCACACACATCAAGATGTGCACCATCAGATGACTCGTGTCATTCTTCATGCACTCAAAATTTCTGCGTTGGCTGACTAGAGCTCCTGCGTGTCGTCAATGCATGAACTCTTCATTCAATTCCTCCATGGCCGCCTTTACATCCACGTGTCCTCCTTCCTCTCAGGCTATATAGAGAGCACTCAAGCGGCTTGCTTCAGACAGTACTAGCTTGAAAAATATAGATCGGTTGAAAGTTTCTTGCCGTTATTATTTTACCTTCAGTAAGCAATCAAGAGTGAAAAATGGCCTCAgaacagaaaaaagaagagcTTGACGCCAGGGCAAGGCAAGGAGAGACAGTTATTCCTGGTGGTACTGGTGGCAAGAGCCTTGAAGCACAAGAACACCTCGCTGAAGGTTACATATTGTATAATCTTTAAATTTGTAGCTATATATTTTGTGCTCGGTTATAAGATCATTAAGATTGTTTATTTTAAACTTGTTTATATATTGACGAACGTGCTATCTTTGTACGGAATATGTTAATGAAAGGGCGGAGCCGTGGAGGTCAGGTGAGGGCAGAGCAGCTGGGACGTGAGGGATATCAGGAGATAGGCCACAAAGGAGGGCAGACAAGAAAGGAGCAGATTGGGCATGAGGGTTACCAGGAGATGGGCCGCAAAGGTGGACTCAGCACCACTGACAAGTCTGGAGGGGAACGTGCTGCTGAGGAAGGGATTGAGATTGACGAGTCCAAGTACAAAACCCGTTCTTCATAATAGATGTTGTCGTGGAAGTATGCATGCTAGTAAATACCAAGGTGGCTCAGCTTAGCAGTGTTTCTTGAGTTCTAGGTCTTATTTACGTTCAAGTATTAGGAGTTTGCTCCTATGTTTCGGTTGCTGGCCAGTCGCGTTTTTCGTTTTTCCTTCCTCCAGGTTTTCTGTAGGGCTACGGGTTTTGACCTTGCTCGCAACTTGGTTGACTCTGCTGACCCTTTGTAACAtttcaactcttatggattatgATGCTTGGCGAGATTTGTGTAGTAAGCGTCGTGACTACTTCCTCTTGTAAAATCAGAACAAAGCTTGCATTAAAATCACTCACTGTCTACTGGTCAACCTCTTCGACCCCAATCTGCTGAATATGGGGGTCAATCACGAGATGCGGTGAGCGGCCTCTAAGCCATCTTAGCAAAACGCCAAAACCTGTATGTGTTTGAAACGCTGCTGTCCATTACTTTTAAGCACGCGAGACTCGTTAAGAGCGTTAGAAAACCCTCGGTAGAAACAGCAGAACCGCCCTATAAACCACTTTCAATTTTTCATCAATGGCATTAGGGGTTCAATACcaacataaaacaaacaaaacaaattatctTCTGCACCTGTAGTTTTCCATGAAACAAACAGTTCTCTACGAAAAGACGGAAATAAAAACAACTGTTGCATGCTGGAGGTGGCAAGGAACCCGTCTTATCTCCAATCTTGCACCGGAACGTCATTCCACATGTTATTATACACTAGCGATGATTGATGAGGCAAAGCATGCGGCTCCTTTTCAGGAGGACATGCTTGAtataataggaaaaaaaatccgCCTGCTTATATGGTTTTCCTCTTCCCGATGGTTGTCCTCTTTGGCCTCAAAGTGCTTCATTGTCTAAGGATTAGTGGCTGGTTGCCAAAGCAGTCACCAGCAGACCTAGCACAAGAAATGGTTGTGCGCTTGCCTGAAAGCGAATGAGTAGATAGAAGGGTGAAGGCAAGAAATTGGGGAAATACAATTTGCCAATACTTTCACAAAATGCAAAGCTGAACCAAAAAAGTTGCATCAGAGGTCAGTGTTCaaagttgaatttttttgtaggACTTCCCGAATCATATCAGCAGGAACTATTGAGAGCAAAGGCCAGAATGTTGATGGTGTCTACCCATCCTACTGGCATGCTACCAATAGTTAAACATCTAACATGGAAAGCCCTAGCTAAATCCTATTGACTCTTGCCCTCACAGGGGCATATGCCCCGACGCACCATGAGCTTGAACAAGGGAAAGCCAATCATACCTCGGAAATTTAGTGGCCAGACCTTAGGGAGAACTCTATAATTTTATGAGGGGGCCTTGGACAAGAGAAGGCCTTCTCCCACATCTTTATCTAGGGAGTATTAGTTCTTCGAATCCTGTTTGTACGGCAAATATGTTTTGGGTTCACACCGCACCAATATCATGAGATTCAACATCTTATCCAAGATAGAAGTAATACCTGGTATTTTACATCGTACTTGACAGGGTCTTTGAGAAAGTACTGAAACTGCGTCACATAGGTGATATAAGATGTCAGAATATCCCTTACCAGGCTTCATGAAACATACTAAAACTATTTGACAAAAACATGCTACATTAGGCATTAGCCTCATATTTAAATATGTAAAAGATGTTCTCTCATTTGAATTAAAAATGTGAAAGATGTCGCTAAAGTAAGATCAATGCAAAATGATAAGAAAATGCATAGCTCCCCAATGTTCTGTGTTTTTACAGATATGATATAGGGGCggtaaaaatattaataaaaagagAGTGTCTGTATCTCTGGTCTCTGCACACGCTTGATTGTTTGGGATGGCACAAAAGAGGTAGAAAGAAAAGTATTACATGTTTTTCCCTAGACCTTCCATTTCTTGAAGGAATATGCCAAATACAATGCGGACGTTGAAACTCAAAGTATCATTTTATCTAGGTTGGCTTAGACCTCCATTCTTAGATATAAATTATTCCATTCTTAGATATAAATTATAGTTGAATATGCAGCAGACTTACAATATTTTGGATCGCTCTTCTAAACATGGTAATGCAGCAGGGCCAAACTAATTGGCATACCTAGCTTATGTTCTGGCAGTGCTTAGGAAACCCAAGCTGAAAGTTAACAGTCTCAACTGAATTATTTTCAGGAAACTCAGAAAACAAATGTGATAGTCACACAAAAGGCAAAACCTGATCCTCCTATCAGCAGACAAGTCAAagtacaaaagaaaatgaagaagaagaacatggCAGAGAAATGATATAAAGTTAAAACAGGATTCCAATCTATGATCACATGAATTTAAGACAACTAATAGCTGCTTTCAGAAATGAAATCATATTACAGAAGTGCGCCTCACCTGGAAAACGATTTGCGGAATTATCAAACCGAGCAGGGCTAACGCATAAAAGGGTTTACCAGCCCCAAGCAGATAACCTGAAATCAACCATTTACACCACTATGAGATATATGTGTATTTCCACATAAAAGAGAAAGGGGGGAGGGGAGAGGGAGCTCTATTGCTATTCACAGTAATCAGTGTCGTCgattttgtgtgtatatatatatatatatttttttttcagtaagCTAGTACTTGTATGAAATATTCAAGGCTTGTCTCTAGTACTTAAGTTATGGTGGTTGATCGGAGGCAAAACATGACATCCTTTTATCACTCCTTCACTGGTAAAATCTAAAAGCCCAACTGCGTGGAATGAATAAGCCAGTTTTTCCATGACATCTTCATATGTAAATGCCAGTTAAGAAAGGCAGCTAGAGGCTAAAAATGTACTAGTTTATAATCGTTCATTTTAATTCCTACAGCAACCAAAATGTGTCTGAAAATATGGTTACCGCAACTTAACTCGCTGGTTGTCTGAATTACATAAATCTTCGTAATTGCACAGAAAATGAATGCAATTAGCTAGCTTCGTAGTGACACTTGAATTACAACTGGAAgaacaatttcaattttcaccAATATTTTATGCAGGTCAAATTGCTCCAAGCAATAATAGGTGGATTGAATCATAGCACTATCGTACAGCTCTAAGATAACAGAAAAATGTTGCTCAAGATGTCCAAAAAAATTATgtcaaggaaaaaaattcatttggcaCAGTTTCAGCAACATCAACAAATCATATTCATCTATCAAACATAAATGCTCAAGTGATGAGATTCACATACCAGCCAC
The window above is part of the Tripterygium wilfordii isolate XIE 37 chromosome 3, ASM1340144v1, whole genome shotgun sequence genome. Proteins encoded here:
- the LOC119987276 gene encoding ERBB-3 BINDING PROTEIN 1; translated protein: MSSDDEREEKELDLTSPEVVTKYKSAAEIVNKALQLVISECKPKAKVVDVCEKGDSYIREQSGNMYKNVKRKIERGVAFPTCVSVNNTVCHFSPLASDETVFEEGDLVKIDMGCHIDGFIAVVAHTHVLQGGPVTGKAADVIAAANTAAEVALRLVRPGKKNKDVTDAIQKVAAAYDCKIVEGVLSHQLKQFVIDGNKVVLSVSNPDTRVDEAEFEENEVYAVDIVTSTGDGKPKLLDEKQTTIYKRAVDKNYHLKMKASRFIFSEISQKFPIMPFSARALEEKRARLGLVECVNHDLLQPYPVLHEKPGDIVAHIKFTVLLMPNGSDRITSHSLQELQPTKIVDDPEIKAWLALGTKTKKKGGGKKKKGKKGDKPGESAEAEPMDATTNSASQE
- the LOC119986190 gene encoding mitochondrial succinate-fumarate transporter 1: MTDQNTRSTNADSKKSIPPYMKAVSGSFGGMVEACCLQPIDVIKTRLQLDRTGTYKGIIHCGSTVVRTEGVRALWKGLTPFATHLTLKYSLRMGSNAVLQSAFKDSQTGNLSNQGRMLAGFGAGVLEALVIVTPFEVVKIRLQQQRGLSPELLKYKGPIHCARTIIREEGLFGLWAGAAPTVMRNGTNQAAMFTAKNAFDILLWKKHEGDGRVLQPWQSMISGFLAGTAGPVCTGPFDVVKTRLMAQSREGGELKYKGMFHAIRTIYAEEGLLTLWKGLLPRLMRIPPGQAIMWAVADQITGFYERTYLHNAPL
- the LOC119984467 gene encoding protein EMB-1-like isoform X2; protein product: MASEQKKEELDARARQGETVIPGGTGGKSLEAQEHLAEGRSRGGQTRKEQIGHEGYQEMGRKGGLSTTDKSGGERAAEEGIEIDESKYKTRSS
- the LOC119984467 gene encoding protein SLE1-like isoform X1, with product MASEQKKEELDARARQGETVIPGGTGGKSLEAQEHLAEGRSRGGQVRAEQLGREGYQEIGHKGGQTRKEQIGHEGYQEMGRKGGLSTTDKSGGERAAEEGIEIDESKYKTRSS